One window from the genome of Pyruvatibacter sp. encodes:
- a CDS encoding regulatory protein GemA has product MSRTQLIRKIHVGKRELGLDDDTYRDLVERVTGKRSAADCDVNQLTLVVDEMKARGFHVKQMGQHKGQRKGPAQLAKMRALWITAWCLRIVRDRRDSALLAFTVRQTGRPVGALHWVTPDDANKVIEALKDMCTRAGFDVPANGQEAKHHLAVWLAAELRTGGYKVPFSRADLDRMSGTDLDHANMAMRQLLGETPAQPFGGGDAS; this is encoded by the coding sequence ATGAGCCGCACTCAACTCATCAGGAAAATCCATGTCGGCAAGCGCGAGCTTGGGCTGGATGACGATACCTACCGCGACCTTGTGGAACGGGTGACGGGCAAGCGGTCAGCCGCTGATTGCGACGTGAATCAGCTCACCCTCGTTGTGGACGAGATGAAGGCGCGCGGGTTTCACGTGAAGCAAATGGGCCAGCACAAAGGCCAGCGCAAAGGACCGGCACAACTCGCCAAGATGCGGGCGCTGTGGATCACGGCATGGTGCCTGCGCATCGTTCGCGATCGGCGCGACAGCGCGCTGCTGGCCTTCACCGTGCGCCAGACCGGCCGGCCCGTGGGCGCGTTGCATTGGGTGACGCCGGATGATGCCAACAAAGTGATTGAAGCGCTCAAGGACATGTGTACCCGCGCAGGCTTTGACGTGCCCGCCAACGGGCAGGAGGCAAAGCACCACCTTGCGGTTTGGCTGGCGGCCGAGCTGCGCACGGGTGGATACAAGGTGCCGTTCAGCCGGGCTGACCTTGATCGCATGAGCGGCACTGATCTCGACCATGCGAACATGGCGATGCGCCAGCTGCTGGGAGAAACCCCGGCCCAACCATTCGGAGGGGGTGATGCCTCATGA
- a CDS encoding glycosyl hydrolase 108 family protein, with protein MTPDTKFDAAIETVLRHEGGYVNDPVDPGGATNWGISLRFLLSLGRLDADGDGRHDFDFDMDGDVDPADMKLLPRADAIALYKKYWWDKFSYGDMPELTGAKLFDLSVNMGARQAHRLLQRALRANGQRSLEDDGLIGRHTLQALNAVAKYSAQGDYAATVALRSEAAGFYRGLIICRPVFKKYEGGWLRRAYA; from the coding sequence ATGACCCCCGATACAAAGTTTGATGCAGCGATTGAGACAGTGCTCCGCCATGAAGGCGGCTATGTCAATGATCCCGTTGATCCCGGTGGTGCCACCAACTGGGGCATCAGCCTGCGGTTCCTGCTGTCGCTTGGGCGGCTCGATGCGGACGGCGACGGGCGGCATGATTTTGATTTCGACATGGACGGCGACGTTGACCCGGCCGACATGAAGCTGCTGCCGCGCGCGGATGCGATTGCGCTCTACAAAAAATACTGGTGGGACAAGTTTTCCTACGGCGACATGCCGGAGCTCACGGGAGCCAAGCTGTTTGACCTGTCGGTCAATATGGGCGCGCGCCAGGCGCACCGGCTGTTGCAGCGCGCTCTCAGGGCGAACGGGCAGCGCTCGCTGGAGGATGACGGCCTGATCGGGCGGCACACGCTGCAGGCGCTCAATGCCGTGGCCAAATACTCGGCTCAGGGCGACTACGCCGCCACCGTGGCGCTGCGCTCGGAAGCGGCCGGCTTTTATCGCGGGCTCATCATTTGTCGCCCGGTGTTCAAAAAATATGAAGGCGGCTGGCTGCGCCGCGCCTACGCATAG
- a CDS encoding 3TM-type holin, whose amino-acid sequence MDWGDIGRRVAKSAPLIGGLLGGPAGGAVGGIIASVLGTEAKPDQVAAALSTDPAALAKVIEVEAQQRIELTRMTLEAQTAQFGQQHETIRAELASENIWKSGWRPFFGWCVALVWLLMGTGIVYITVFQPSEAKDIMEGIASLTGLFGIALAVLGVNIQQRSQDKRRLLGQPDDSVIGRLASGFSGANSL is encoded by the coding sequence ATGGACTGGGGTGATATTGGGCGCAGGGTTGCAAAGTCTGCACCGCTGATCGGCGGGTTGCTGGGCGGCCCGGCGGGCGGTGCCGTCGGCGGCATCATTGCCTCTGTGCTTGGCACTGAGGCAAAGCCCGATCAGGTGGCGGCCGCGTTGAGCACGGACCCGGCCGCGCTGGCAAAGGTCATTGAGGTTGAAGCACAGCAACGCATTGAGCTGACGCGCATGACGCTGGAAGCGCAGACGGCGCAGTTCGGTCAACAGCACGAGACGATCCGTGCGGAGCTCGCGAGCGAGAACATCTGGAAATCGGGATGGCGCCCGTTCTTTGGCTGGTGTGTTGCGCTGGTGTGGCTGCTGATGGGTACGGGCATTGTTTACATCACGGTGTTTCAACCGTCGGAGGCAAAAGACATCATGGAAGGCATCGCCAGCCTTACCGGGTTGTTTGGTATCGCGCTGGCGGTGCTCGGTGTGAACATCCAGCAGCGCAGCCAGGACAAACGGCGTCTGCTTGGCCAGCCGGATGACTCGGTGATTGGCCGTCTGGCGAGTGGCTTTAGCGGGGCGAACAGCCTGTGA
- a CDS encoding DUF3486 family protein — MSERRKRGRLSKIEMLPDDCQEDVVWASKELTERRRTAEEIRLEFNARIEAKGQEPISSSAFNRHSVAFAKYSQNMAQAREIASIMAERMDDQPDGDVGLLLVETIKTLVYDVVVDATLADDSAGIKMLKEAAVAVQKLEQARKTNVETRVKIADRFVTDAADAAEAAAIRSGLSGPAAADIRKQVLGVREPAK; from the coding sequence ATGTCAGAGCGGCGCAAGCGCGGGCGGCTGTCCAAAATCGAGATGCTGCCTGATGACTGTCAGGAAGATGTGGTGTGGGCCAGCAAGGAGCTGACCGAACGGCGGCGCACGGCGGAAGAAATACGCCTTGAGTTCAACGCCCGCATTGAAGCCAAGGGACAGGAGCCGATTTCGAGCTCGGCCTTCAACCGGCATTCGGTGGCGTTTGCAAAATACAGCCAGAACATGGCGCAGGCGCGCGAGATTGCCAGCATCATGGCCGAGCGCATGGATGATCAGCCCGACGGCGACGTGGGGCTGCTCCTGGTCGAGACCATCAAGACGCTGGTCTATGACGTGGTGGTCGATGCCACGCTTGCCGACGACAGCGCAGGCATCAAGATGCTCAAGGAAGCAGCGGTCGCGGTGCAAAAGCTGGAACAGGCGCGCAAGACCAATGTTGAAACGCGTGTGAAGATCGCAGACCGCTTTGTGACCGATGCGGCGGATGCTGCCGAGGCGGCTGCGATCCGCAGCGGTCTGTCCGGCCCGGCTGCCGCCGATATTCGCAAGCAGGTGCTGGGCGTGCGGGAGCCGGCAAAGTGA
- a CDS encoding DUF935 family protein, which translates to MADTTQDGKATRPDLNEIATSADGRDITRPFTQALLTNDDTVLAARGGGLELYEEVLRDTQVYSCFQQRRLAVVSAELEVEAGADDKASQMAADMVRENLRNILFDQACNRMAYGIFYGYAIGEMMWAKDGANFVIDAIKVRRARRFRYDRDGGLRLLTLNNMHDGELMPARKFWTFVSGAEDDDTPYGRGLAHYCYWPAFFKRHTLKFWLTFLDKYGGPTAVGKYPPGSTKEEMDRLLAAVTAMRSDSAVIMPEGMAAELIEATRSGGASFELMYDRLDASISKAILSQTMTTDDGSSKSQSETHMDVREDVVKADSDLQCASFNQGPVKWLTEWNYPGATPPRVWRAVEPPEDLDQLADRDTKIYGMGFKPTEAYVKDTYGEGWEPDPDRTPALQAPPHPPVPGSGKTTRAGSADFAEPLPTDAIQEAADNLDDDWEEIMAPIIDPIRARIDKADTLEEVRDTLINSIEDMDEAAFAEHLGRLGFEARIAGMVGAPLSDDDEVSG; encoded by the coding sequence ATGGCCGACACGACACAGGACGGGAAGGCAACACGGCCGGACCTGAACGAGATCGCGACCAGCGCCGACGGTCGCGACATCACCCGGCCGTTTACGCAGGCGCTGCTGACCAACGATGATACGGTGCTGGCAGCGCGCGGCGGCGGCCTTGAGCTCTATGAAGAGGTGCTGCGCGATACGCAGGTGTATTCATGCTTCCAGCAACGGCGGCTGGCAGTGGTCTCAGCCGAGCTTGAAGTTGAAGCCGGGGCCGATGACAAGGCCAGCCAGATGGCGGCCGACATGGTGCGGGAGAACCTGCGCAACATCCTGTTTGACCAGGCGTGCAATCGGATGGCCTACGGCATTTTTTATGGCTATGCCATTGGCGAGATGATGTGGGCAAAAGATGGCGCGAACTTTGTCATCGATGCGATCAAGGTCCGCCGCGCCCGCCGGTTCAGATATGACCGGGACGGCGGCCTGCGGCTGCTGACCCTGAACAACATGCATGACGGCGAGCTGATGCCGGCGCGCAAGTTCTGGACATTTGTATCAGGCGCGGAAGACGACGATACGCCCTATGGCCGTGGCCTTGCGCACTACTGCTACTGGCCTGCGTTCTTCAAGCGCCACACGCTCAAGTTCTGGCTAACCTTCCTGGACAAGTACGGCGGGCCGACAGCGGTGGGCAAATACCCGCCCGGCTCCACCAAGGAAGAGATGGACAGGCTGCTGGCAGCGGTCACGGCCATGCGGTCTGACAGCGCGGTCATCATGCCCGAAGGCATGGCGGCGGAGCTCATCGAGGCCACGCGCAGCGGCGGTGCCAGTTTTGAGCTGATGTATGACCGCCTTGATGCCTCGATCTCGAAAGCCATTCTCTCGCAGACCATGACGACGGATGACGGCTCGTCGAAGTCGCAAAGCGAAACCCACATGGATGTGCGTGAAGATGTGGTGAAGGCGGACAGCGATCTGCAATGCGCGTCGTTCAACCAGGGGCCGGTGAAGTGGCTGACCGAATGGAACTATCCCGGTGCCACGCCGCCGCGCGTCTGGCGCGCGGTCGAGCCGCCCGAAGATCTCGATCAGCTGGCGGATCGCGACACCAAAATCTACGGCATGGGGTTCAAGCCGACGGAGGCGTATGTGAAAGACACCTATGGGGAAGGCTGGGAACCCGACCCGGACCGGACACCTGCGCTGCAGGCACCGCCGCATCCGCCAGTGCCAGGCAGCGGCAAGACGACAAGGGCGGGCAGCGCCGACTTCGCCGAGCCGTTGCCAACCGACGCCATTCAGGAGGCTGCTGACAATCTCGACGACGATTGGGAAGAGATCATGGCACCGATCATCGATCCGATCCGCGCCCGGATCGACAAAGCCGACACACTGGAAGAGGTGCGCGATACGCTGATCAATTCGATTGAAGACATGGACGAGGCGGCCTTCGCGGAGCATCTGGGGCGGCTGGGCTTCGAGGCGCGCATCGCAGGTATGGTCGGCGCACCCTTAAGTGATGACGACGAGGTGTCGGGCTGA